The following coding sequences lie in one Flagellimonas eckloniae genomic window:
- a CDS encoding MOSC domain-containing protein, translated as MKVISTNLGKATSILWNGKKEQTGIFKYPVRTSIVLEKNDVFKDTIIDRKHHGGEHKACYLFSANQYPFWKEKYPDLKWDWGMFGENLTVEGLDESKIRIGNVYRIGTALVQITQPREPCYKLGIRFGTQEILKQFIDHGFPGAYIKILEVGEVKVGDNLELVQESENTLTVQQFYKLLFSRSKDMDLIRLAVANEALPEYKRNRLKKHLQ; from the coding sequence ATGAAAGTTATCTCCACCAACCTTGGCAAAGCCACCTCAATTTTGTGGAACGGCAAAAAAGAACAAACCGGGATTTTCAAATATCCTGTTAGAACCTCTATAGTCCTGGAAAAGAATGATGTGTTCAAGGATACCATAATTGACCGTAAACACCATGGTGGAGAACATAAGGCGTGTTATCTTTTTTCTGCCAATCAGTATCCCTTTTGGAAAGAAAAATACCCTGATTTAAAATGGGATTGGGGAATGTTTGGGGAAAACCTAACCGTAGAAGGGTTAGACGAGTCAAAAATACGGATAGGTAACGTTTACAGGATAGGTACTGCCCTTGTTCAAATTACCCAACCTCGAGAACCCTGTTATAAATTAGGAATTCGGTTCGGTACACAGGAAATATTAAAGCAATTCATTGACCATGGATTTCCAGGTGCGTATATAAAAATATTGGAAGTTGGAGAAGTTAAAGTTGGGGACAATTTAGAACTGGTCCAGGAATCAGAAAACACATTGACCGTGCAACAATTTTATAAACTACTTTTTTCAAGATCCAAGGATATGGATTTGATTAGGCTAGCAGTCGCCAATGAGGCATTGCCCGAGTATAAAAGGAATCGTTTAAAAAAGCACTTACAATAA
- a CDS encoding AraC family transcriptional regulator, translated as MNQKPAFEAIAPNFGHSFTYQKFSESQENKNNGWHYHPELELVYVNGGSGKRQIGSHVSYYRNGDLILIGSNLPHCGFTDKLTGNKSETIVQMKLDFLGNDFFNIPEMKNIQKLLEISKGGIAFSGKTKMKVGEKMEILEYQTDFQRLLSILNILNQLATSQEINVLNAEGFSMETEVKDNDRINIVFNHVKANFKEDISLDQIADMVSMTVPSFCRYFKKITNKTFVQFVNEYRLVHASKLLAEQPISITQVCYDCGFNNFSHFNKSFKAFTGQNPSDYRNQLKTVLK; from the coding sequence ATGAATCAAAAACCTGCTTTTGAGGCAATTGCACCAAATTTTGGACATTCATTTACTTATCAAAAGTTTAGTGAAAGTCAAGAAAACAAGAATAACGGTTGGCATTACCACCCAGAATTGGAACTTGTTTATGTTAATGGCGGTTCTGGAAAAAGGCAAATTGGCAGTCACGTTTCCTATTATAGAAATGGAGACCTTATTCTTATAGGTTCCAACCTACCCCATTGTGGTTTTACGGACAAGCTTACTGGAAACAAGAGCGAAACAATAGTTCAAATGAAGCTTGACTTCTTGGGGAATGATTTCTTCAACATTCCAGAAATGAAGAACATTCAGAAATTGCTCGAGATTTCCAAAGGTGGAATAGCTTTCTCTGGAAAGACCAAAATGAAGGTTGGTGAAAAAATGGAAATATTGGAATACCAGACCGATTTTCAAAGATTACTTTCCATTCTAAACATCCTTAACCAGTTGGCCACATCACAGGAAATAAATGTATTGAATGCCGAAGGTTTTTCAATGGAGACCGAAGTTAAGGACAACGACCGTATCAATATTGTTTTTAACCATGTAAAGGCCAATTTTAAGGAAGACATTAGCTTGGATCAGATTGCGGATATGGTTAGCATGACGGTTCCATCCTTCTGCCGTTACTTTAAAAAAATTACCAACAAGACCTTTGTTCAATTTGTAAATGAATATAGATTAGTGCACGCTTCCAAGCTTTTGGCAGAACAACCCATAAGTATTACACAGGTATGTTATGACTGTGGATTCAACAATTTTTCACATTTTAATAAATCCTTCAAAGCTTTTACGGGACAAAATCCTTCGGATTACAGAAATCAGTTAAAAACAGTATTAAAATAG
- a CDS encoding alpha-ketoglutarate-dependent dioxygenase AlkB family protein — translation MGLFSEKMILDLPQSDIVYYPNFFSSEKATTYFNLLKQTISWQQDEITVFGKTYAQPRLTALYGNNGKTYTYSNITMRPNPYTQELHQIKTLVEKEIQIEFSTCLLNYYRDGKDSNGWHSDDEKELGENPPIASISLGTERFFHLRNISDKTLKHKIVLEHGSLLVMKGETQHHWQHQIPKTAKKIGERINLTFRAIK, via the coding sequence ATGGGGTTATTTTCAGAAAAAATGATTCTGGATTTACCTCAAAGCGATATTGTTTACTACCCAAATTTCTTCTCTTCGGAAAAAGCCACCACATATTTCAATCTATTGAAACAAACCATTTCATGGCAACAGGATGAAATTACAGTCTTTGGAAAAACATATGCCCAACCCCGATTAACGGCCCTTTATGGAAATAATGGGAAAACATACACCTATTCCAATATTACCATGCGGCCAAATCCATATACCCAAGAATTGCATCAAATAAAAACATTGGTTGAAAAAGAAATCCAGATAGAATTTTCAACCTGTCTTTTAAATTATTACCGGGATGGGAAAGATAGCAATGGATGGCATTCAGATGATGAAAAGGAATTGGGTGAAAATCCGCCAATTGCTTCAATTAGTCTGGGGACCGAACGTTTTTTTCATCTAAGAAACATTTCAGACAAAACGTTGAAGCACAAAATAGTATTGGAACATGGCAGTCTTTTGGTCATGAAAGGAGAAACACAGCATCATTGGCAACATCAAATTCCTAAAACCGCCAAAAAAATTGGAGAACGCATTAATCTGACCTTTCGGGCAATTAAATAG
- a CDS encoding S1/P1 nuclease, which yields MKNLTLLFLLIPIVGFSNYWGKTGHRVTGHIAENHLTGKAKRALNDLLDGHSLAFVSTFADEIKADRSFSKFSAWHYVNYPLNMRYEDSEKSKWGDLIVAIEKCTSIVKNENSPREDRVFYLKMLVHLIGDLHQPMHASRAEDKGGNDIQLQWFGEGTNLHRVWDKNLIESYGMTYTELATELDIVSRKERKKIQEGTIYDWVQESHEICGEIYGSAKVGDKLGYQYGYKYNDVLFQQLQRGGLRLAKILNDLFD from the coding sequence ATGAAGAATCTCACCCTCCTTTTTTTGTTAATTCCAATAGTTGGATTTAGTAATTACTGGGGAAAAACAGGACATAGGGTCACCGGGCATATTGCCGAAAACCATTTAACAGGAAAAGCCAAACGGGCTTTGAATGATTTGTTGGATGGGCATAGCTTGGCATTTGTATCCACATTTGCAGATGAAATAAAGGCGGATCGCAGCTTTTCCAAGTTTTCCGCTTGGCATTATGTCAATTATCCACTGAATATGCGTTATGAAGATTCTGAAAAAAGTAAGTGGGGAGATTTAATTGTAGCCATAGAAAAATGTACTTCCATTGTCAAGAATGAAAATAGTCCTCGAGAAGATCGGGTATTTTATTTGAAAATGCTGGTTCATTTAATTGGGGACCTGCACCAGCCCATGCATGCGAGTAGGGCAGAGGACAAAGGAGGGAATGATATTCAATTGCAATGGTTTGGAGAAGGAACCAATCTTCATAGGGTTTGGGATAAAAATTTAATTGAATCCTATGGTATGACCTATACCGAACTTGCCACAGAGCTTGATATTGTTTCTAGAAAAGAACGAAAAAAAATACAGGAAGGGACCATCTACGATTGGGTTCAAGAATCCCACGAAATATGCGGAGAGATTTATGGTTCGGCAAAAGTTGGTGATAAGCTTGGTTACCAATACGGATACAAATACAATGATGTATTGTTTCAACAGTTGCAGCGTGGAGGGCTGAGGTTGGCCAAGATATTGAACGACCTTTTTGATTAA
- a CDS encoding SPFH domain-containing protein, translated as MTNEKIITPLNGYFMLFISLALFFGGIATIILGESAWPTIAIFIGLVMAFGLVLVNPNSSRVLLLFGKYVGTVKKNGLYWVNPLYSKRKISLRASNFDSERLKVNDKLGNPVMISTILVWRVTNTYKAAFDVDDYKNFVRVQTDAAVRKLASMYPYDNFADEGIEEDITLRSSLNEVSEALEKEVQERLGMAGIEVLEARIGYLAYAQEIANAMLKRQQATAIVAARHKIVEGAVSMVEMALEELSRKEIVDLDEERKAAMVSNLMVVLCSDKDASPIVNTGTLNH; from the coding sequence ATGACGAACGAGAAAATAATCACTCCTTTAAATGGCTATTTCATGCTCTTTATCTCCTTAGCTTTATTTTTTGGAGGAATTGCCACTATTATATTAGGAGAATCTGCATGGCCAACTATCGCCATTTTTATTGGTTTGGTAATGGCCTTTGGTTTGGTTTTGGTAAACCCTAATAGCTCACGGGTTCTTTTGCTGTTTGGGAAATACGTGGGCACTGTAAAAAAGAACGGTCTCTATTGGGTAAACCCTTTATATTCCAAACGAAAAATCTCATTGCGGGCCAGTAATTTTGATAGTGAGCGGCTAAAAGTAAACGACAAGCTGGGGAACCCTGTAATGATCAGTACAATCTTGGTTTGGAGAGTTACTAACACCTATAAAGCGGCTTTTGATGTTGATGACTACAAAAATTTTGTGCGGGTCCAAACCGATGCAGCGGTTAGAAAATTGGCAAGTATGTACCCCTATGATAATTTTGCGGATGAAGGTATTGAGGAAGACATTACGCTACGTTCCAGTCTAAACGAGGTAAGTGAAGCATTAGAAAAGGAAGTACAGGAAAGATTGGGTATGGCCGGAATTGAAGTTTTGGAAGCAAGAATCGGCTATCTTGCTTATGCTCAAGAAATTGCCAACGCTATGCTAAAACGGCAACAAGCAACAGCGATAGTTGCTGCCCGACACAAAATTGTTGAAGGTGCGGTAAGCATGGTGGAAATGGCATTGGAAGAATTAAGTAGAAAAGAAATTGTTGATCTTGATGAAGAACGCAAAGCTGCTATGGTAAGCAACCTAATGGTAGTGCTATGCTCGGATAAAGATGCTTCCCCAATTGTAAATACAGGAACACTTAATCATTAA
- a CDS encoding DUF6141 family protein — translation MTLFTEIQRFNQWWMQLINFSVLGILVFFFYRWYVLGKAVDKVKPDDFYGQAVVSGSLIFAFALIYLFSLRTKIDENGIHYRFIPFHLNFKKISWYNVQECYIREYSPISEYGGWGIKIVPSKNSKAYTTKGTMGIQVVLKNGENILVGTQKSDEAQNIINRYFKT, via the coding sequence ATGACATTGTTCACAGAAATACAACGATTCAATCAGTGGTGGATGCAGCTTATAAACTTTAGTGTCCTTGGTATTTTAGTATTTTTTTTCTATCGTTGGTATGTGCTGGGGAAAGCTGTGGATAAGGTAAAACCAGATGATTTTTATGGTCAGGCCGTGGTATCTGGCTCACTTATTTTTGCTTTTGCATTAATTTATTTGTTCAGTCTACGGACAAAAATTGACGAAAACGGTATACACTACAGGTTTATCCCCTTTCATTTAAACTTTAAGAAAATCTCTTGGTACAATGTTCAAGAATGCTATATAAGAGAATACAGTCCCATTAGCGAATATGGAGGGTGGGGCATAAAAATTGTTCCTTCAAAAAATAGTAAGGCATACACCACAAAGGGTACTATGGGAATACAGGTTGTATTGAAAAATGGGGAAAATATTTTAGTAGGTACGCAAAAATCCGATGAGGCTCAAAATATAATTAATAGGTACTTCAAGACTTAA
- a CDS encoding Arc family DNA-binding protein — protein sequence MSKKKAFALRLNEDMLKAIEKWATDEFRSTNGQIEWILMKSLKDAKREPKKKNLDND from the coding sequence ATGAGTAAAAAAAAGGCATTTGCCCTTAGACTCAACGAAGATATGCTCAAGGCCATAGAAAAATGGGCTACTGATGAATTTCGCAGTACCAATGGGCAAATAGAGTGGATACTTATGAAAAGTTTAAAGGATGCAAAGCGGGAACCAAAAAAAAAGAACTTGGACAATGATTAA